DNA from Candidatus Polarisedimenticolia bacterium:
CGAGGCTCGCCATCTGCCGCGACGCATATTCCTTGTTCATGAGGAGCTGGCCCGCCAATCCCTCCCCCTTCTCGATTCTTCCCGTGATTCGCTGGATCGACGTCACCGTGTCCTGGACCCCCTGGAGGCTCTCCTTTCCGAAATCGGGATTCCGAATCATCTCCGGAAGGATCCCGCCTCCTTTGTTCAGGGACATGAGCAACTCCCGGAGCTGGGCGGTGATGTCCTTGACGTCGTCCGCGATGCCCCGCCCCATCTCCGTCAGCTCCGCGAGGCCGGAAAGTCCGGGCTCGATCCGGCTCCCCGGGCGCAGGACGGGCCGATCGGGATCGCCGGGGGTGAGCTCGATGTAGCGCTCCTGCGAAACGTAGGAGAGGGACTTGAGCAGCGCCTGCGTTCCCTCCCGGATGCGGTCGGCGTACGAGCGCTCCACCAGAATCGTCACGCGAATCTGCCGGTCTCCCAGATCGGGCGAAAAATCGACGCGGCTGACCGTCCCCACCCGGACGCCGACGAGCTGAACCGGCGAGCCCTCCGAAAGGCCCGAAACGTTCGGGAAAGCGGTCCAGTATTCCACCTTGCGGGTGAACAGACGAGATTCCTTGCCGACGGCGAGGATCCCCACGATCAGGACGACCCCCGCGAGGAGCATCGTGAAGCCCACGGTCACTTCCTTCGAGCTAGGCAAGCTCCTGCTCCCCTCCGCCCGTCAGGAAGCTCCTCAGGCGCGCGTCCCGGGAACTCCGGGCCTCTTCGACGCTGCCCACGAACGCCATCTGTCCCTCGTCGAGAAAGGCGATCCGATCCCCGACCTGATAGGCGCTGGCGATGTCGTGGGTCACGACGATCGACGTCACCTGGAGCGTCCGCTGGAGGCTTCGGATCATCAGGTTGATGGCGTGGGCCGTCAGGGGATCGAGGCCCGTCGTCGGCTCGTCGTAGAGGATGCCCCGCGGCTCCAGGGCGATCGATCGGGCCAGGGCCACGCGCTTGCGCATCCCCCCGGAGAGATCGCTGGGCATCAGCCTTTCCACCGAGGGCTCGAGCTCCACGAGGGCGAGCTTCTCGCGGACCCGCTCGGCGATCTGCTCCTCCGACAAGTCGGTATGCTCCCGAAGCGCGTAGGCGACGTTCTCGAAGACGTCCATCGAGTCGAAGAGCGCCCCGCCCTGGAAGAGCATTCCGATCTTCTTCCGGACGGGCACGAGGGCCTCCTCGCTGAGCCCGCTGAGATCGGTTCCCTCGACCAGGACCCTTCCCCGGTCGGGCGACATCAACCCGATCGTATGACGGAGCAAAACCGATTTGCCCGAGCCGCTGCCGCCGAGAATCACCATGGTCTCGGCCTCCCGCACGCGCAGGTTCACGCCGCGCAGCACGGTCTTGGCTCCGAAGCTCTTGTGAAGGTCCTCGTAATCGATGAACGTTGCTTCCATAGCCTAGAACATCAGGAACAGCTTCGTGAGAAAGAAATCCGACACCAAGACGGAGATCGACGCGGCGACCACCGTCTGCGTGGTCGCCCGGCCCACCCCGTCCGCGCCTCCCGTGGCTCTCAAGCCGTTGTAGCAGGCGATGGCGGAGATGAAGAGCGCGAAGAAGAAAGTCTTGCCGATGCCGCTGAAAATGTCATGCACCTCGAGGGCCGAGCGCACGTGCTTCAAGTAGAACTCCGAAGTTTGGTTCAGCTCGCTGCTTGCGATGAGCAGGCCCCCCAGAATCCCCACGAAGTTCGCCAGGATGGTGAGGATCGGAAGCATGATCAGCGTGGCCAGGACCTTGGGGAAGACCAGCTTCTTGACGGGGTCCGCGGCCAGGGCGCGAATGGCGTCCACCTGCTCCGTGACCTTCATGCTGCCGATTTCGGCGGTGATCCCCGCTCCGACTCTGCCTCCGATCATCAATGCCGACAGCACGGGCCCGAGCTCCCGCACGATCGACAACGCCACGACGTCCCCGATCAGGAACTTCCCGAACGCCACCCATGAGGCGGCGGTCTGCAACGCCAGGACCATCCCCGTGAACAGCGCGGTCGTGAGGACGATCGGCGCCGAGCCGACTCCGAGATGATGCAATTGCTCGATACAGATCCGCCATTCGCGAGGGCGGCGAAGTCCCTGGCGGAAGGTGTCCCTGACGAGCAGCCCTAGTCCCCCGACGTGTTCCAAGGCTCGGATCAGGAATTCGACCAATCCGCCTCCCCGGCGGCGGCGCTAGGTATTGACGAAGCAAGGACTTGGAAACCCGCGGTAGTTTAAACAACCCCTCTCGCGCAAGTCAAGGCCGGCGGGGCCGCGCGCGGCCCCATCCCCCTCCCCCGGGAGTCTCGACCCGGATCGATTCACCGGGTCGCAGCTCGAAGCTCACCTTGGACCCCAGACGCCGGCTTCGGCCGCCTATCCTCCAGGCGCCCCCCGGCTTGCCCGGCCGGCCCCCGGCGGAGCCCTTCGGAGGAATCCGATGCCGCTCGGCCAGCAGCGCCCCCCGGCCGGCAGCCAGAAAGCGGATCTCGCGGACGACTCCGTCTCCCCCCCGCCTCTTCCCGGCTCCCCCGGATCCCCGCCGGACCCGGTAGGTCACGACCTGCAGGGGGTACTCTTGCTCCATCGCCTCGATCGGGGTGTTCAGGGAGTTGGTCATGTGAGTATGGACACCCGACATTCCCGGGGACGACTTCGAAGCCCCCATCCCGCCGGCGATCGTCTCGTAGTAAGTGAACGGCGAGCCATTCGCCGGGTCCCGGCCCCCCAGCGTCAGGTTCGTCATAGTGCCGCAGCTTTGGGCCGGGATGCGGCCCGGCAGCGCCTGGGCGAGGGCGGCGAGAAGCAGGTCCACCGCTCGCTGAGAGGTCTCGACGTTCCCCCCTGCTACGGCCGCGGGGCGGCGCGCGGAGAGCACCGTGCCGGGCGGAATTCGGACCTCCACGGCCTCGAAGCACCCCGCATTGAAGGGGATCTCCTCGGGCACGAGACAGCGCAAGACGTAGTAAACGGCCGATCGAGTGATCGATTCCACGGCGTTCACGTTTCCGGCGGTCTCCGGATCGGTCCCCGCGAAATCGAAGCGAATCCGTCCCGCGCGCGCCGACAGCGCGACCTTCAGGCGGATCGGCCGCTGGCTCACGCCGTCTCCTTCCAGCCATTCGGAGGCCCGGTAGGTGCCGTCCGGAATCCGCCGGAGAAAGGCGACGACGAGGCGCGCGGCGTAACGGATTTGGGCCGCGGCCCAGCGGTTCACGCGGCGGGTCCCCTCGCGCTCCTCCATTTCGGCCAGACGCAGCGCGCCGGCCCGATTCGAGGCAAGCTGGGCGCGCAGGTCTCCCTCCCGCTCCCGTGGAGTGCGAACGTTGGCCAGGAACATCGCGAGGAGATCGGGATCGAGCCGGCCGCGCTTCACCAGGCGGATGGGCGGGACGATCACCCCCTCCTGGAAGATCTCCCGGGCCCCCGCCGGCATCGAGCCCGGGGACATGCCTCCCACGTCGCTGTGATGGGCACGGTTCGCCACATAGAAGCGCGGGCGCGAAGCATCGAGGGGATAAGGGGCCACCAGTGTTAAATCGGGAAGATGCGTTCCTCCGCGGAACGGATCGTTCACCGCCACCATCTCTCCCGCCCGCGGCGGAGAGGACCTCAGGACTTCGGCCACGGCCGAGGGCATGGCGCCCAGATGCACGGGCATGTGATCGCCCATGGCGATCGCGCGGCCCCGGCGATCGAACAGGGCGCACGAATAGTCGCGCCGCTCCTTGATGTTCGAGGAGAAGGCGGAGCGCATCAGGACCTGGCCCATCTCCTCCGTCACGGAAGCGAACAGGTGCCGGGCGATCTCCAGTTCGATGCGCTCCGGGCTCTCCCTCCGCCCGCGACGGGTCATGGTCTTGCAGCCCGGCGGCGCAGGTGGAGGAGGCCCATTCGATCCACCTCCAGCCAGTAATCCGGAGCCAGATACGTGGTCGCGCTGTACTCGGTGATGAGAGCCGGCCCGTGAAGACGGCGCCCCGCGGGGAGATCCTCACGGCGATGACGCGGCAGCGCTCCGGATCTTCGCAGCGGACCGGCCTCCGGGGCAACGCGCCGTGCCGATGCCGGGGACCGCGGGTGGGACGAGCGGGCCGTCGCGAGCCGAGGGGCCGGTGCCAAGGCCCGCACCCGCAGGTTGACCAGTTCCACGTCGTCGTCCCGGCGGTCGTATCCGAAGCGCTCGCCGTGCGCCCGATGGAAAGCCTCTCTCAGATCAGCCCTGACCGGAACGCTCAGCTCATGGGATTGGCCGCGGTATCGCAGGTCCGCTTCCCGTTCGAGGCGCAGAGAGGAGGCCGGGTGTCCGTCCCGCACGAGGGCTGCCACCGCTTCCTCTTCCAACGGTCCGAGCCAGCGCCTCAGCTCTCGCGCTTCGAGACCGGCAGCCCGGCCGATGACGGTGCGCGAGACTTCCCAAATCGGTGGGCTGGAGCACAGGCCGAACGCCGAGAAAGCACCCGGATCGCGAGGAATGACGATGCGCTCAATTCCCAGCGCCGACGCCAGCGGGCAGGCCAGCAGCCCGCCGGCGCCTCCGAAAGCCAGCAGCGCGAAGCGCGCGGGGTGATGGCCCCGGCCCGCGGAGATTCTCCGGACCGCCGTTTCGAGGGCGGCGTTGGCGACCTGCAGGATGCCATGCGCCGCCGCGCGCGCCGAAACGCCCAGGCGCTGGCCAATCCGACGGAGCGACCGCTCGGCCGCCGCCCGATCCAGGGGGATTTCGCCTCCCAACAGCCCCTCCTCGGGCAGGCGGCCCAGGAAGAAAAGGGCGTCGGTCACGGTCGCCTCCGTCCCGCCGCGACTGTAGCAGGCCGGCCCGGGATCGGCTCCGGCGCTCTCGGGACCGACGCGCAGCGCCCCTCCCGCGTCCACCCGCGCCTGGGAGCCGCCGCCCGCTCCGATGCTCTGAATATCGAGGCTGGGAATCCTCAGGGGAATCCGTTCAAGCACGGTGCCCTGAATCCGGGGCTCCCGCCCCTCGCACACCGAGATGTCGGTCGAAGTTCCGCCCACGTCGAGCGTGATCAGGCGATCGATTCCGCAGGCGCGGCCCGCGCTCATGGCGGCGACGATGCCGCCGGCGGGACCCGAGAGAACGGTCCGGACGGGTTGCGCGGCCGCGCGCCAGGCCGGAATCCATCCGCCGCTGCTCGACATGATCCGCAGGCGCCGGCTCCCCAGGCGTCGGCGGAGAGTCCCCAGGTAGGCCTCCATCGGCGGGACGAGCAGGGCGTTGGCCACCGTCGTGCAAGTGCGCTCATATTCGCGGAACTCGCCCGCCACCCGATGGGACAGCGACAGATGCCAGCCCGAGCCGCGCAGCGCGCGCGCCACCTCCCTTTCGTGCCGGGGATTGGCGTAGGCATGGAGCAGGCAGACGGCGACCGACTCCACGTTCAGGCGTCGGAGCCGGGCGCGGAGACGCCGCAGAGAAGCCGGTTTCAGCCGCCGCAGGACTTCTCCTCGCGGACCGCAGCGCTCCGCGACCCCGAGGCGAAAGCGATCGGCGAGCAGGGGCTCCCGCGCCGGAGGATCCAGGCGGAACAGGAGCGGCCGGTTCTGGCGGCCCAGCGCCAGGACGTCTTCGAATCCCGCGGTCGTGACCAGCGCGACTCTCCCGCCGCGCCTTTGAAGGAGCGCGTTGGTCGCCACGGTGGTCCCATGCACCACCCGGATCGACGAGCGCTCCAGGCCCAGGGCCGCGAGCCCCTGCAGCACGGCGCGCGACGGGTCTTCCGGCGTGGACCTCACCTTGAGCACCGCGACCGGGCCGCGTCGCGCCGCCACCACGAGATCGGTGAAGGTTCCGCCGGTATCGACGCCCACGCGGAGCATCGGGTGCGGTTTCGAGGCCATCTTGCCCTCTTTCGAAAGGGTCCCTATACTAACGCACCTTCCGCACGCTCCCCGGAGCCGCCATGCTCAATCTCGTCCGCATTTCTCTGATCGTTCTGGTCACGGCCATCGCGGGATCGCTCGGGATATTGAGCTGCCTCGTGCTCCCTAGCGGGGACGGCGTGCTGGCCCTGGCGAGAGTGTGGGCGCGGCTCGTGCTGGGACTTTGCGGCGTGCGGGTCGTCGTCGAGGGACGCGACAAGATTCGCCCGCCGGGACCTTACGTCTTCTTGTCGAACCATCAGAGCCAGTTCGACATCCCGGCTGCAGTGCTCGCCATCCCCATCCAGTTCCGGATCCTCGCGAAGCAGGAGCTGTTCCACATCCCTATTTTCGGGTGGGCGCTTCGGCTGTCGGGATTCGTCGCGATCGATCGGCGCAACCGGGACAAGGCGATCGCCAGCCTGGACCGGGCGGCCGAGAGAATCCGGCGCGGGCGATCCCTGCTGATCTTCGCGGAGGGAACCCGCTCTCCCGACGGCAGACTCCTGCCTTTCAAGAAGGGGGCGTTCGTGCTCGCCATCCAGGCCGGTGTGCCGGTCGTTCCCCTGGCCATCCGGGGCAGCCGCGCGGTGCTTCCGAAAGGCAGTCTGTCCATCCGTCCCGGGATCATCACGGTGGTGGTGGGCGATCCGATCGATCCCCGGCCGTTCAGCGTGGATCAGAAGGAAGCTCTGATGACGCGGGTTCGATCGGCGCTGGAGGCCGCGCTGGGGGCCGGCACGGCGGCCTAGAAGAACTTGAGCAGGGTGACCTGGGCTTCCTGCCTGCCGGCGAGGCCGGGAATGTCCGACTTCACCGCGATTCCCCAATCGAATCGGAGCAGCGTGCTCCAGGGGCCCATCACGTTCCCGGCGATCCCGAACCCCCCGAAACTTTGATCGCATCCCAGACAGCTCACTTCGGAGGGAGCTGGGAGCGGGGGGGGCAAGCCGTTCAAGGTCGAGTCCCGGACTCTCGCGTAATCGAGCGTCCCCTCGAGGCGCAGCGCTTCGGCGAAATTGAACCCGTAAGTGATCGAAGCGAGGAGCGCGCGGTCGAACTTGACTCCGGATCCCGAAAACCCCCGGACCCGGTTGCCGAAGAACCCGAAGCTGAACTTGCTGAACCGATCCTGATTCTCCCCGGTGAGGTACTCGGCGCGCAGCGACAGCTTTTGGAACAAGGGAAGGATGAACTGCTTCGCCAGCAGGGCGCCGGCCTCCGAATAACTCTTCTGGGTCGGATCGAAATCGATCAACCGCGTGCCGACGGCCACCGACGCGGGATCGGTATCCCCCCAGGGACCCCAGCGCCCGCGGCGGTGCCGCTCCCAATGGGCCCGGGCGGTGACGCCCCAACGGTTGAACTCTCCGGACGCGCCGTAGCCAGCGATCGACGTATCCCCGGGAACGCGGAAAGACTCGGTGTGCTTCCCACCTCCGAACTGCTCGAACTCCCACATCCCGATGAGCTTCAGCTTCAGGAAATTCCCCATCGGGACCCCGAGATTCAGCGAAGCGCTCTGGGTGCGCTGGCGAACCTCTTCCTCCTCGAGCTTCCGATCCCCGAGGTAGTAGTTGTCCGTTCCGCTGAAGGCCACCCCGAGGACGCTCGCGCCGGCGTCCAGACGGCTTCCCAGGAAACGCGGGCTCTGGATCGACGCCTGCAGCAGCGCCCCCGCAAAAAAGAAGTTGACCTGGCTGCCGGTGTTCTTGAAGTTGAAATCGAAGTAGTCGATCCCCGCGAGGGGCACGGGGAAGTCCAGGTCCTGCTCGTAGAACACCCCGACGGCCCCCAGAAGCGTCCGCTTGGTCAGCCCTTCCCGGACGACCCGCTCGCCCGAGCCGGTTCGGTCGAGGTAGCGGAAGCCCTTCTCCGTGTCGCGCAGCATCACGTGGGTCGATTGATGGGCCGCGGCGCGCTGCGCCTCGAAATCGGGCGCGTTGAGCGCGAAGTCGCTGAACTCGATCTCGCGCTGGACCACCAGGTTCACTCCGGAGATGTTCCAGATCTGCTGTCCCACGATCCGCTGCAGGACCCAGAGCGGGCGCTCTCCGGAGCCCGGGGCCGGCCCGTAGTGATCGCGCTCGTCGTTGCTGGTCACGGGCGGCTCCAGGCCGGTCTGGACGGAGGCGATGCGGATCTTCGCGAAACTCTTCCGATCGATCCACACCTTTCCCTGGTAGAGGCTCTTTCCTGGGGTGACGGGCGTGAAGTCCAGGACGTAGCAGTCCCGGCCGTCCGCGGTGTCGGTCCCGGCGTAGCGGTAGGCATAATCTTTGTTGAGATTGATGTTCAGCGGCAGGGTGATCACTTTTTCGGGCTGGATGAGCGGCAGGTCGGGGAGCTTCTTCCCGGTCCAGCGGACGCCGTTGAAAAGGAAGTCGGTCTGCTCCCATTCGCCGCCGGTCTTGGGGTCCCAATAGAAGTTGTTGAGCGTCGTCACGTCGACCGAGACGTCGGCGCTGGCGACCTTGTAGAGGTAGCGGATCTTCGCGGCCGCCCTCAGCGTGCGCAGCCGGCTGTCCTGGTCCGCCTGGAATTCCTGATGGTGCGCGATGATCTCCTCGGCGGTGATCTCGTGCTTGCCTCCCACGTCCACCGATTTCGGATTCCTGAGGTAGCCGGGCGTCGCGAACCGCTGGTAACGCAAGATCAGCGGCGTGGCGGCAAGCGGGACGGTCAATCGCGTGGTGTTGCTCTTCGCGTCGGGGGCGAGATCCGGCAGCGCCTTTTCGCTGTTCGCCAGCAAGTCGTCGAGGGCCGCGCCCGTCACGTCGGCGGTGTCGAGGAGGAGGCCCGCTTCGGAGGAGATCGGGGGGTCCTCCTTCGACCGATAGGCGAGGAGCACCTGAAAGGTCGAAGCGTCGAAGAACTTCCAGGCTTGCACCGCGGGCGCCCTTCCCGCCGCGGGGGCGCCGAAGCGTGTCTTGGAAGTCCCTTCGGGCGCCGGACCTACGGTGGGCGGGAAGAGTCGGCGCAGCAGGACGCACAAAAGCGACGCTTCCGGAGCGCCGGAAGCCTCGGGGCGAAGCTCGAAGAGCGTCAGTCTCGAGCCCCCGCTGAGGGCCCCGAGGTAGGTCTCGATCAAGGACGCCTCGCGAACCCGCGGGGCGCGCTGCGGCTCGGGAGCGGGCGCGGCGCTTCCCGCCGCCGGCCCTGGAGTTTCGGTCGCTACCGGCGAGGACGGAGGCGTCTCGTTCGTTGGGCTCGGCGCGAGTTGTTCTTCGGTTCCGGCTTCGGGAGGAACTGGCCCTGCCGGAGCCGCGGCCGGCGCTTCGGGAAGAGGCTGGGCCACCAGCCAGAGGGAGGCGGCCGGCAGGTGGCGCAGGAGCAGGGTCCCGGCCTGATCCAAGCCCGCAGCGGGGTCGATTCCTGCTTCGCCGCGGAGGGGAACGGCGTCCAGATACGGACCGAGGTCCTCTTGCAGGATCTTCTCGAGCAGATCGAGCCGGCGGATTCCCACCGAGCCCAGCACGATGAGAGCTTCCGGGTCCGCTCCACGGATCTCCACCGCGCCGTTCTTGATCAAGAACGCGAATTCCCTTGGCCCCGCGCCCGAGCCCAGCGTTCCCGGCAGATCGGGATGGTCGCCGATCTCGTAGAAGCGAACCTTGCCTCGAAACGTCTCGGCCACCTTGCGGAGGAACGCGCGCCAGGCCGTCAGATACTCGGCCTGCGAGGGAAGCGGGAGCTCGGCGCCGCCATAGAGGGGATTCCCGCCGACGGGAGTCAGGATCACGTCGAAGCCGGCTTCCCGGAACCGGCCTACGGTCGACTCCAGCTCCTCGAAGCGGAAAACCCCGCGTTCGGTCTCGATGCGGCTCCACGAAAAATGAACCCGTGCGTAGAGCGGCTGGGCCCCGCGGGCCTCGACCTCCGCGGCCCGGATCGGCCCCGGGCGCTGCTCTCCCGGCTTGTCCAGATCGACCTCGTATCCGAGGCCGGTCTTCGGAGGCTGCCACTTAGGAATCTCCCCGGCGGCCCCGAGCTTCGGGGACCCAACCAAGGCGCCGAGGGCGAGCAGGATCGCGGACGGGATAATGAAAGGAAGGCGCAAACGGGTGTCTCTCCGGAAGGTACGCGCGGCGGTCACGTTACCAGACGGGATCAAGCGGGTCAAACGGCGCGGGGCCACTACCATCCGCGCACCGCGATCCCGAGCCATCTTTCCAGTGAGGGAAGGTGCAGCACCGAAAGGACGGATATCGTCACGACGATCAGGATCGTCAGGAACATCAGCAGCGGGTCGCGATAGAGCTTCTCGGGGTTCTGCGCGACGCTCTCCTCCTGGTAGGCCAGATGCGTGTAGTACCCCAGGTAAATCATCAGCAGAGGACAGGCTATGATGTACTCGACATGGTACTTCACCAGGATTACCCCTACGAAAAACATGAAGCCCGAAGCGTAGGCCATCATGGCCGTGGCCAGGCGCTCCTCGGTGTAGTAGCGGAACGAGGAGCGATAGCGCGCCGCGCGCTCCGGGTCGCCGATGGAGCGGTACTCCGCGAAGCGCTTGGCAGCCATGAGATAGGCGCCGATGAGCCAGTAGGCCAGGAGGAAGGAAGAGGGCGGCAAGACGGACCCGCCGACGGCATACCACCCCAGCAGGAGGCGGATCGGGTTGTTGATCGCCTCCGAGAGAACGTCGAGATACAGCACCTCCTTCGTGCGGATTGGGGGAACGTTGTAGATCAGTCCCATGGTCCAGAGGGCGAGGAGAGAAACGAGGAGAGGCGTGGAGACGAGCGCGCCCAACAGCAGCCCCGCGGCGCCAAGCAGGGCCCACTCGGCGTACGCGAAAGGCAGACGGACCCTTCCGGCGACGACGGGTCGATTCTTCTTGGAAGGGTGATGGCGGTCGGTTCCCGCGTCGAGAATTTCGTTGAGCACGTAATTGCTGGAAGCCACCAGACAGGCGGACAGAATCGCGATGAAGGTGCCGAAGGCGTTCGAGGGGTTCCGGGTCGAGGGCTCCAGGAGCAGCGCGGCGGCGATCCCGGGCACGATGAAGATGTTCTTGAACCAATGATCGATCCGTGCCAGCTCGACGTACGGGCGAAGTCCTTCGTGCCTGGTTCCGCCGGCCGTCATCGCTGAGGCCCCTCCCCAATCTTCCGGGAATAGTAGGTCATCGAATCATGAAGGTTGACCGGGACGGTCCACGAGAAGATCGATCTTCCCCACGACGCGGCCGAGAGCTTCCGGCGCAACGGGCCCACCGGCAGATAACGCTCCAGACGCTCCGCCACGTAGCCGACCGAAAAGTACCACGTGTAACGCTCCTGGCGCTCCAAGGACAGCCGCGCGCTTTGCAGCGCCGAGCGCATCGTCTTGCGGTTGAAGTAGCAGACGTGCGCGACTCGATAGTGCCACCACCTCCGGCCGAGCAGGCGGGCAGCCAGACTCGAGGAATCGGGCGTGGTCACCACCAAGATGCCGCCGGGGTTCAGCGCCGCCGCCAAATTCCGGAGAAGCCCGAGGGGATCGGTGACATGCTCGATAACGTCGATGAGGGTGAGGATGTCGAAACGACGCCCCTGCAGCGCGGGGTGCGGATAGGACCCCTGCAGAAGCTCCACGCCCTCGCGGGCAGAGGCGATTTTCACGGCCCAGGAGCTCGGCTCGACCCCGGTGGCGTCCAGGCCCAGCTCTCGGGCCGCGCGGCACAGCAGGCCGATCCCCGCGCCCACGTCCAGAACGGTACGGGCTCCGGGCGCCATCCTGAGACAACGCCTCAGGATGCGCCTGAACGGACGAATCCGTCCCTCGCTTCCCGCGCTGTAATCCGGATCCTCCAATTCCGCATAGAGGCGGACGAGCTCCGAGCTGGGAAGCGGATCCGCGAAACGGAAGCCGCAGGCCTGGCATTCGACGATCCGGGCGGTCCTTCCGTAATGCGAGTCCGATATCCTGAGATCGCCGCTGCGGATCTCGCCTTCCACCGTGGAGGGAAGGAACTCCCTCGAGCGCTCCGATCCGCAAAGCCAGCACCTGCTCACGCGTCCTCCCGGGCGCGGCGCATTATGCACCGTTTGATTCCCCCGCGCACCTGTTTCTATAATTCCGCGAAGTCCCGCCGGGCGGGCGAGCCACCCACGAGGCATTCGACCGATGACGAGATCGGATAACACGTCCGCAGGCCGCCTGCTGCGCGCCTTCTATGTCGCGGCCTTAGTACTCTGCATTCTGCTTCGCGCGCTCTACGTGGTCATGTCCGATGCCTCCAGCCTC
Protein-coding regions in this window:
- a CDS encoding lysophospholipid acyltransferase family protein, yielding MLNLVRISLIVLVTAIAGSLGILSCLVLPSGDGVLALARVWARLVLGLCGVRVVVEGRDKIRPPGPYVFLSNHQSQFDIPAAVLAIPIQFRILAKQELFHIPIFGWALRLSGFVAIDRRNRDKAIASLDRAAERIRRGRSLLIFAEGTRSPDGRLLPFKKGAFVLAIQAGVPVVPLAIRGSRAVLPKGSLSIRPGIITVVVGDPIDPRPFSVDQKEALMTRVRSALEAALGAGTAA
- a CDS encoding UbiA prenyltransferase family protein, coding for MTAGGTRHEGLRPYVELARIDHWFKNIFIVPGIAAALLLEPSTRNPSNAFGTFIAILSACLVASSNYVLNEILDAGTDRHHPSKKNRPVVAGRVRLPFAYAEWALLGAAGLLLGALVSTPLLVSLLALWTMGLIYNVPPIRTKEVLYLDVLSEAINNPIRLLLGWYAVGGSVLPPSSFLLAYWLIGAYLMAAKRFAEYRSIGDPERAARYRSSFRYYTEERLATAMMAYASGFMFFVGVILVKYHVEYIIACPLLMIYLGYYTHLAYQEESVAQNPEKLYRDPLLMFLTILIVVTISVLSVLHLPSLERWLGIAVRGW
- a CDS encoding ABC transporter ATP-binding protein; this translates as MEATFIDYEDLHKSFGAKTVLRGVNLRVREAETMVILGGSGSGKSVLLRHTIGLMSPDRGRVLVEGTDLSGLSEEALVPVRKKIGMLFQGGALFDSMDVFENVAYALREHTDLSEEQIAERVREKLALVELEPSVERLMPSDLSGGMRKRVALARSIALEPRGILYDEPTTGLDPLTAHAINLMIRSLQRTLQVTSIVVTHDIASAYQVGDRIAFLDEGQMAFVGSVEEARSSRDARLRSFLTGGGEQELA
- a CDS encoding MlaD family protein, with translation MPSSKEVTVGFTMLLAGVVLIVGILAVGKESRLFTRKVEYWTAFPNVSGLSEGSPVQLVGVRVGTVSRVDFSPDLGDRQIRVTILVERSYADRIREGTQALLKSLSYVSQERYIELTPGDPDRPVLRPGSRIEPGLSGLAELTEMGRGIADDVKDITAQLRELLMSLNKGGGILPEMIRNPDFGKESLQGVQDTVTSIQRITGRIEKGEGLAGQLLMNKEYASRQMASLESSLDRLRSVLEKLESGHGAAGELLAEGGKGEKLLDSLLATTTDLKDVTTRIKGGEGLAGRLIQDDAAAKAILSNLQKTTAHLESITAKIDRGQGSVGALINDPEVYEGLRDVVAGIRKSRMGKGVIHHYQKKGNRERSEQNPEQNPEQNPPPAENP
- a CDS encoding hydantoinase/oxoprolinase family protein, which gives rise to MASKPHPMLRVGVDTGGTFTDLVVAARRGPVAVLKVRSTPEDPSRAVLQGLAALGLERSSIRVVHGTTVATNALLQRRGGRVALVTTAGFEDVLALGRQNRPLLFRLDPPAREPLLADRFRLGVAERCGPRGEVLRRLKPASLRRLRARLRRLNVESVAVCLLHAYANPRHEREVARALRGSGWHLSLSHRVAGEFREYERTCTTVANALLVPPMEAYLGTLRRRLGSRRLRIMSSSGGWIPAWRAAAQPVRTVLSGPAGGIVAAMSAGRACGIDRLITLDVGGTSTDISVCEGREPRIQGTVLERIPLRIPSLDIQSIGAGGGSQARVDAGGALRVGPESAGADPGPACYSRGGTEATVTDALFFLGRLPEEGLLGGEIPLDRAAAERSLRRIGQRLGVSARAAAHGILQVANAALETAVRRISAGRGHHPARFALLAFGGAGGLLACPLASALGIERIVIPRDPGAFSAFGLCSSPPIWEVSRTVIGRAAGLEARELRRWLGPLEEEAVAALVRDGHPASSLRLEREADLRYRGQSHELSVPVRADLREAFHRAHGERFGYDRRDDDVELVNLRVRALAPAPRLATARSSHPRSPASARRVAPEAGPLRRSGALPRHRREDLPAGRRLHGPALITEYSATTYLAPDYWLEVDRMGLLHLRRRAARP
- a CDS encoding class I SAM-dependent methyltransferase; this encodes MSRCWLCGSERSREFLPSTVEGEIRSGDLRISDSHYGRTARIVECQACGFRFADPLPSSELVRLYAELEDPDYSAGSEGRIRPFRRILRRCLRMAPGARTVLDVGAGIGLLCRAARELGLDATGVEPSSWAVKIASAREGVELLQGSYPHPALQGRRFDILTLIDVIEHVTDPLGLLRNLAAALNPGGILVVTTPDSSSLAARLLGRRWWHYRVAHVCYFNRKTMRSALQSARLSLERQERYTWYFSVGYVAERLERYLPVGPLRRKLSAASWGRSIFSWTVPVNLHDSMTYYSRKIGEGPQR
- a CDS encoding hydantoinase B/oxoprolinase family protein, which gives rise to MTRRGRRESPERIELEIARHLFASVTEEMGQVLMRSAFSSNIKERRDYSCALFDRRGRAIAMGDHMPVHLGAMPSAVAEVLRSSPPRAGEMVAVNDPFRGGTHLPDLTLVAPYPLDASRPRFYVANRAHHSDVGGMSPGSMPAGAREIFQEGVIVPPIRLVKRGRLDPDLLAMFLANVRTPREREGDLRAQLASNRAGALRLAEMEEREGTRRVNRWAAAQIRYAARLVVAFLRRIPDGTYRASEWLEGDGVSQRPIRLKVALSARAGRIRFDFAGTDPETAGNVNAVESITRSAVYYVLRCLVPEEIPFNAGCFEAVEVRIPPGTVLSARRPAAVAGGNVETSQRAVDLLLAALAQALPGRIPAQSCGTMTNLTLGGRDPANGSPFTYYETIAGGMGASKSSPGMSGVHTHMTNSLNTPIEAMEQEYPLQVVTYRVRRGSGGAGKRRGGDGVVREIRFLAAGRGALLAERHRIPPKGSAGGRPGKPGGAWRIGGRSRRLGSKVSFELRPGESIRVETPGGGGWGRARPRRP
- a CDS encoding ABC transporter permease; the protein is MVEFLIRALEHVGGLGLLVRDTFRQGLRRPREWRICIEQLHHLGVGSAPIVLTTALFTGMVLALQTAASWVAFGKFLIGDVVALSIVRELGPVLSALMIGGRVGAGITAEIGSMKVTEQVDAIRALAADPVKKLVFPKVLATLIMLPILTILANFVGILGGLLIASSELNQTSEFYLKHVRSALEVHDIFSGIGKTFFFALFISAIACYNGLRATGGADGVGRATTQTVVAASISVLVSDFFLTKLFLMF